A stretch of Marinitoga litoralis DNA encodes these proteins:
- a CDS encoding 2-hydroxyacid dehydrogenase: protein MKIAFFSTKKYDMDFFNHANKKYNFDIRYFETRLNEKTAILAKNFDVVCAFVNDNLNRDVLKILKDNGIKLIALRSAGFNHVDLDAAKELGLRVVHVPKYSPYAVAEHTVALILSLNRKIHKAYFRVKENNFSLDGLLGFDLHGKTIGLIGTGKIGRIVANILKGFGMNILGYDKFPNDEFIGEYVTLDTLLKKSDIISLHTPLNKETYHIINKDNISKMKNGVMIINTSRGGLIDTQAVIEGLKSKKIGYLGLDVYEEEEDIFFEDLSSEIIDDDTFVRLTTFPNVLITGHQGFFTCEALTNIAETTLENIYNFKNNNLNKNIVA from the coding sequence ATGAAAATAGCCTTTTTTAGTACAAAAAAATATGATATGGATTTTTTTAACCATGCAAACAAGAAATATAATTTCGATATTAGATATTTTGAAACTAGATTAAATGAAAAAACAGCTATTTTAGCTAAAAATTTTGATGTAGTTTGCGCTTTTGTTAATGACAACTTGAACAGAGATGTTTTAAAAATATTAAAAGATAATGGTATTAAATTAATTGCATTAAGATCTGCAGGTTTTAATCATGTAGATTTAGATGCTGCAAAAGAACTTGGATTAAGAGTAGTGCATGTACCTAAATATTCACCATATGCTGTAGCAGAACACACTGTAGCTTTAATACTATCTTTAAACAGAAAAATTCATAAGGCATACTTTAGAGTAAAGGAAAATAATTTTTCTTTAGATGGATTGTTAGGTTTTGATTTGCACGGAAAAACAATAGGATTAATAGGTACTGGAAAAATCGGAAGAATAGTTGCTAATATTTTAAAAGGTTTTGGAATGAATATTTTAGGATATGATAAATTTCCAAATGATGAATTTATTGGTGAATATGTGACTTTAGATACATTATTAAAAAAGTCTGATATAATATCATTGCATACCCCGTTAAATAAGGAAACTTATCATATAATAAACAAAGATAATATATCTAAAATGAAAAATGGAGTTATGATAATAAATACTAGCAGAGGAGGTTTAATTGATACACAAGCTGTAATTGAAGGATTAAAATCTAAAAAAATAGGTTACTTGGGTTTAGATGTATATGAGGAAGAAGAGGATATTTTCTTTGAAGATTTGTCAAGTGAAATAATTGATGATGATACTTTTGTTAGATTAACCACTTTTCCAAATGTTTTAATTACTGGTCATCAAGGATTCTTTACATGTGAAGCTTTAACAAATATCGCTGAAACTACCTTAGAAAATATTTATAATTTCAAAAATAATAATTTAAATAAAAATATTGTTGCATAG